CGTCATCCATATCATCAAATGCCGATGGCAGCCCGGCCAAGCGTTGTTTACCGTCCACCAACTCGTAACTCTCATACTTAAATTCAGTAATGCGGCTGCCATTTGCTTGCGCAACTTGGTAGGCTGGGTAACGGAAATCACCCTTCCCCAAGCTGGCATATTCTTGTTTAAGGACCTGCGGCTGCACGTCCTTATGGTCAAGTCGCCAAACAGCGGCGGCATTATGCCACTCTCTGGTTATCAAATTATCGTATGAAGGCTTTGAGTGAACCCGTTTGCCATAATAGATCTGGCCGAGTTCACCATTTTCCATCATGTGAAAAATGTAGCTGGTATGGTCCGTCTGTAAATGAAACAGCAGATTCTGATCTTCAATTCTAATTGCCACGTTTATCAATCCCTTTTCAGTTTTTGTTAAGCGTTACTTCTGATCACTATCGTCTGATGATTCTTCAGGTTTGGACAATGTCAGTAAATCATCACCGTGGTTAACATCCCCGGACTCAACTGTGTAGTTGAAGTCTTTGATATCTTTCCAGTTATTGATAACCACCATAACTGTGTCATCATAGCCGGCCTTCTTAATTGCTGGGTCCCAGAATTCAAGCAATTCTTGGCCTTCAGTAACGTGCTGACCCTTTTGAACGTATTGAACAAATCCGGTTCCACGCATTTCAACGGTGCCGATTCCAATATGAATCAGTGTCAGGATACCGTTATCTGAACGAAGTCCGATGGCATGACGGGTTGGGAAGGTTGCTTCAACCGTTCCGTCAAATGGTGCAAAGACCTTACCATCAGATGGTTTGATAGCAAATCCTTTACCCATGTTCCCAGAGGCAAAGTTTTGATCGGACACATCTGAAAGGGCAATCATTGTTCCGCTAATCGGCGCTTTATAGGTCGTATCTTTGGCAACTTCTTTAACGATGTCGGCCATTGATTCCTCTCCGTTAGTTTCCAAATGCTCGTTCCAAGTCTTTTCAAGTTCATCAACAATCTTGGCATGTTCTTTTTCATCCAAGGTGACTTTCTTGAAGAAGATGAAGGTTCCACTCAAAATCAGTAAGGCAGGAATACCGAACATGAACAGCTTGAAAATAATTTGTCCATGAGTTGTAATGTCGCTGGCAGTCGCACCAGCAGTCATTCCTGCAAGAACGGCAGCAATCCCAACAACCCAGTTGGAAAGAGCCCCACCTAATTTATCAAGCAGTGGACGAACAGCTAAGGTTAATGATTCATCACGGTGTCCAAATTTTAACTGACCATATTCAACTGAATCACTCAAGATCATCAAAACAACCAAGAAAATCAGTGGTTGTGGAATACAGAAGAGAATTGCGGCGAGCAGAACCAGTGGTAATGATGTGCCGGCAAATGTGAATAAGATGATTGAAACGATCATAATGCTAATAGATAGGAAGAAAACGTTCCGACGGCTGTATTTCTGTGCCAACGGTGGGAACAGTAACACTGAAATAATTCCGATTACCATGTTCAATGAAGCCAACACAGAGAATTCGCCTGGTTTACCCATGATATAAGTGAAGTAGTAAAGTTCAAGTGAGTTGGTAATGGCAATTCCTGAGGTGTACAGACCATAAGTCAATGATAACCACATTAACTGGTCGTTACGGGCTAACACTTTGAACACATCACGCATCCGGGTCTTTTCAGCATTTTTACGCAGTAATGAATCGTTTTCCTTAGTTCCCATGGCAACAACAACAGCTGACAGCCAGGAAATCAGGCCAATGATGGCACCAAACATGAACCAGCCTCGCAGGTCACCTTGACCATGGTTGGCATTGATTGAGAAGAACACAACCAGCGGCATTACGATAACCCCAACAATG
Above is a genomic segment from Lentilactobacillus buchneri containing:
- a CDS encoding glycoside-pentoside-hexuronide (GPH):cation symporter yields the protein MASNTNITTGRRITSRLSYSFGAFGHDMFYATLSTYFIMFVTSHLFDKSAGGQNDRMIFWITTIISLLRFVELAIDPFIGNTIDNTETKWGHFKPWILAGGTVGSITLAILFTNMGGLNQSNPLLYLLIFGVLYITMDIFYSFKDVGFWSMIPAISFDSAEREKTATFARVGSNIGANIVGVIVMPLVVFFSINANHGQGDLRGWFMFGAIIGLISWLSAVVVAMGTKENDSLLRKNAEKTRMRDVFKVLARNDQLMWLSLTYGLYTSGIAITNSLELYYFTYIMGKPGEFSVLASLNMVIGIISVLLFPPLAQKYSRRNVFFLSISIMIVSIILFTFAGTSLPLVLLAAILFCIPQPLIFLVVLMILSDSVEYGQLKFGHRDESLTLAVRPLLDKLGGALSNWVVGIAAVLAGMTAGATASDITTHGQIIFKLFMFGIPALLILSGTFIFFKKVTLDEKEHAKIVDELEKTWNEHLETNGEESMADIVKEVAKDTTYKAPISGTMIALSDVSDQNFASGNMGKGFAIKPSDGKVFAPFDGTVEATFPTRHAIGLRSDNGILTLIHIGIGTVEMRGTGFVQYVQKGQHVTEGQELLEFWDPAIKKAGYDDTVMVVINNWKDIKDFNYTVESGDVNHGDDLLTLSKPEESSDDSDQK